Below is a window of Nicotiana tabacum cultivar K326 chromosome 19, ASM71507v2, whole genome shotgun sequence DNA.
ATTCCATGACAAGCAATTAGTAGCTACGGAATGTTATTAGCTAAATTATAGCTACGCCGAACAATAGTCATTAAGTTCCcctaagaaaaaaagagaattcAAATTTAGTTTGAACTAAAAGTCAAACCTGTGCGAATATTCTGAAATGGATAAAGAACATAGTATTGCAATCTAAAATAACTTCGTTTTTCTTGATCCGTCTGACCCtctttataattttaagaaattgCGAATTATATTGTTTGACACTATTTTTAAGTTAATAATATTTTGATATACGTTTTCACACgctttaaaagtttaagttcgtTTACTTAGTCGCCAGATTTATATTCGAAGTAAAATCCTCTCTTTCAAACTAACTTTTCAATATTTATtacaatattattttttcttctacATAAAGTAGAtaatattttgtctattttttcaTTGATAACATCttgtattttctttaattcaatttaactttaaattacTTAGACGATAGAAATTATTATTTGATCATGGAACGCTTGTTATCCATCACACCTTTACTTGTGATTTAGTACATGAACCAAAGACTACAAAGAAATTTTGTGAGCCCCCCAATAAAGACTAAAGAGGACGATGACCAAATTAAGACCAAACCGTAAAGGTAAATTATGCGTAAAAAACAAGAAAATTTGTACTTGCCTATCTGCAGAACTGGAGGCATCTTATATTCTTATTGAGAGATATACATCTCAAGAACAAAGAGAATTAACATAATTAATCTCAAAGAATATTAGTTTGACTTAGTCAATTGTCTCTTCTTCTTAGCCTCTCCCCTTTGTTGCCATTTGCTTTTATTTCATGACCCACGCCCACCCCGCCCGGCcaacaataaatataaataaaaaccttATAAAACTCATGATTAATTTGCTGATGTAACTACGTGTTTACCCACCTCATTTCCTCTATTTTCCAAATAGTACTGCACCTCATTTCCTTCCTAATTCCGTCATACATTAAACACAATTAACCTTTCTCTCTCATGggacaaagggaagatggaaaaACTCTAAGTGATGAATATGAAGTGACAGATATACTTGGAAGAGGAGGGTTTTCAGTAGTGAGGAgaggaacaagaagaagaacACTACATTCGGGTCAACATCATGAAGTTGTTGCCATTAAAACCCTCCGGCGGTTCGGGCCACCACCGGCGCCGGAGAAGAAGTCTCTTAATAAATCTCGAGTACCACAGGCGGCTTTGATATCCGAAACTCTACTGACGAACGAGCTGTTAGTCATGAGGAAGATCGTCGAAGATGTTTCTCCTCATCCTAACGTCATTCATCTCTACGACGTTTGTGAGGATCCTTCTGGAGTTCATCTCATTTTGGAGCTTTGCTCTGGTGGTGAGCTCTTTGATCGGATTGCTGGGCAAGCAAGGTATagtaatatatgttctctataacaccATTTCGCCGTAACAACCAAAAAAATAACGAAgttgtttatatatatgtgttttaGGTGTTTGAGGACGCAGAGTTTTAAGAAATATGGTAATTTTTCTAACAGGTATAATGAGGCTGGGGCTGCTGCTGTGGTGAGACAGATAGCTAAGGGGCTAGAGGCGCTACACGGGGCAAGTATAGTTCACAGGGACTTGAAACCAGAGAACTGTCTATTCTTGAACAAGGATGAGAATTCACCGTTGAAGATTATGGATTTTGGGCTGAGTTCTATTGAGGATTTTGCAAATCCAGTGGTTGGTTTGTTTGGTTCCATAGATTATGTATCACCAGAAGCACTTTCAAGGGAAAATATCACCACTAAAAGTGATATTTGGTCACTTGGTGTTATCCTTTACATTCTCCTCTCTGGGTTAGTATGCTTTCTTTTGTCTCCGAACTTTACTTTAAACTAGAGAGGATTTGAGACTTATAAATTAACTAACCAAACAGGTTGAGAATTTCTTTCATGTTCCAAATTACTTGTTAATATATTTATGAAAGTTGGAACAAAAATTAGTAGTTCATTCCTGGTCATtcaactatcccaaattatctgctaaagtcacttttctttcgttTGTTACAACAAATTCACTTAACTTTGCATATAGCACTCACAATGTCACTCAAttagattttccaaatttttaattgtcaaatacctattttaccctctaaattatcaattttttaaactttttataagttttttctctttttaatctacattgtggacttacctatagaaaaatattttttatttataaaataaaaaataaaaaattagttttCAGCTCATATAATGACGGAATAATAATATAAGCATAAATTTCAAccatatataatgtatattataaaaatacctttatttaaataattatttttatattacgtgcatggaatatatattttacaacctttattttctttcattctcaattgtgtaaataaattttttaatttttgttgttaatactaaTTATTACGAagaaattattctaattaatttttttactatgctcattattttgttattcgaacattatatatgcttaaataatttttatttttttaatttataaataaaatttatttattatataggtaaatccataatataaattaaaaaggaaaaaatcataatattaaaaagttaaaaaaaataaaaagaagataaatgtttataatttagaggATAAAATCGGTATTTGacaatccaaaatttgaaaaatctaattGAGTAAAATTCTGAGTGCTATAagcatagttaagtgactttattgttacaaaagaaagaaaagtgactttaacagataatttgggataattgagtgaccatttgagcAATGAACTCCAAAAATTAATAGTTTAGTTTACTTGCAAAAAGGTGTTAAAGTACTCCGGTATATAGTAACGAAGAGCTTTCAGTGTTTCAAAAAGTGATATTCTTGGAGTTGAACTCATAATCTCATATCAAGGTTCGGTTTGAAGATTAATTTGGGTAGACTTCATTAGGTACTAATCACCACCTCAATTATTGGAAGGTACAgaattttattatattgcttaATTTACATATATATTTAAATGATTATGGTATCCTATCTAAGCTGGAAATATACAAATGATCTCAATTCCTAAAATTTCAATGAGCTACATTTTAGTTATTTGACTTGGATGAGGGAACATACCTTCCCCAGTTTCTCCCTTCaaccccaccccccccccccccccaaaaaaaataaaaaataaaactaaggACTATATAAGAAGTAGCCAGCttgctttatttatttaattaagcTGAATTTGCGGTTTTGTTTTGTCGAACTCACTGATTTGTTGACTTTGAAAGAAAAAGCTCTCATTATGTTTATCTCttaatgtattttctttcttgctAATTCGTAGATTAAGGGAAATATGAATTATACACTTGAAGGATTTAAGTTCTTTTTGTTGGAAGAAAACAAGTTTTGTctactcattttttttaaaagtttttttacGGGAATATTATGGGGTTTTATGTAGATTTTCCTTGTACCTCGATAATTAATGCATACAATGTTGATTTTCCATTATTGTCCCATAACAGGTACCCACCTTTCATCGCGCCGTCCAATCGGCAAAAGCAACAAATGATATTAAATGTAAGTCCTCGGCCTGCTATTTCACATATTTTCCCtctaattatttcataataattatctctcttttctttctagtaactaaatgaaaattttaatttcatgcAGGGGCAGTTCAGTTTTGATGAGAAAACCTGGAAAAACATATCTTCATCGGCAAAACAACTAATTTCCAGTCTCTTGAAAGTTGATCCTAACATGAGGCCTACTGCTCAAGAGGTTTTTTAATTTgctcctttttcttaacaaatccAATCCTTTTTTGTCCTATTTTATAATGAAACGATGAGAGTATATCGTAATGCACTGTTAATTATAATAAGGGTATTTAATAATCACAACTTCAATGTTATTTCTTAGTAGAAGCTGTGAAAATCTTACAACGACAACTACAACAACGTTCTAGGTATTGCTTATTTGACTGCAGTAGCGTATCGCAGGAATTTTAGTAAACGGTGTCACTATTTGCAGAAGAGAAGAAGACAAATAACATTAATTATCAATTTAcgcaaattatttttaaaaaatcacgCTTGCTTAATCATACCAAATTTTCTAACATATTATCTTATCTATGATGTAGATACTTGAACATCCATGGGTGACAGGAGATTTGGCAAAGCAAGAACAGATGGACGCCGAGATTGTTTCCCGTCTCCAAAGCTTCAACGCTCGGCGCAAGTTCAGGGCAGCAGCTATGGCCAGTGTCTTGAGCAGCAGCTTTTCCTTGCGAactaagaaattgaagaaattggTTGGTTCATATGACTTGAAGCCTGAAGAATTACAAAACCTTAGCCACAATTTCAAGAAAATGTAAGTACCAATTATCATGCTTGCTTTGTTTGACTAGAACGACGCAAAGATATTCTTAACATAACGTGATATTGTTTGTTTTTGTTCAATCCCGTACGATTTCCCCAAAAAGCCTCACGCCATTAAGAGTATCCAACTCCTTgtaagtaattttttttctttccaagtGAAACTTTGTTCACACACATGACCCATCATCATTCATGGGTTTCGTTAATCACTCACATGATCTTGAGTATTTATAGTCAACGAAGCTCAAAGGCTATATATGCGTCTTTAAAGCGTTGGGTAAATGTTGTAAATACACAAGAGTCGGGCCCTCATGCCACACGCTGCCATCTCTATAGTCCGCATATTATTAACACGGAAATCAATTTTTAGACTAAAATGGTCCAAAGATATTCTTAACATGGTATTATATTGTCTGTTTTGGACCATTTTCCCAAAAGCCTCAAAACATGTAGCGTATCCAACTCCTTATATAAGTAGAATCTTTTGTTCACCCATATCCTACATGCTTATTCATCATTTGAGACTCCAACAAGTATCCCAATAATTACATATCAGATTTGGCCTATGAACACAGATGCAAAAATGGAGAAAATGCAACTTTACTGGAATTCGAAGAGGTCCTCAAAGCTATGGAAATGTCATCTTTAGTGCCTTTAGCTCCCAGAATATTTGATCTATTTGACAATAACCGTGATGGAACagtagacatgagagaaataaTTGGTGGCTTCTCAAGCCTCAAGTATTCCCAAGGGGATGACGCACTTCGTCTTTGTTTCCAGGTAAAATAGTAGTACAATTTAAACAAGACTTAAatatttcttttgtttgtttaatCTTTTACACAATTTAGACTTTAATGTTGATACTTTTTGGTAATCAGATGTATGATACAGATCGATCAGGCTGCATTAGCAAGGAAGAAGTTGCGTCCATGTTGAGAGTAATACAGTTTCCCCTttttatttatagatatttaataatactttgtattaattatttatttgataaattaatatttGTAGGCACTTCCTGAAGACTGCCTTCCAATTAATATAACAGAACCAGGAAAACTTGACGAGATATTTGATTTAATGGATGCAAACAGTGATGGTAAAGTTACTTTTGATGAGTTCAAAGCTGCTATGCAAAGAGATAGTTCCCTTCAAGATGTAGTCCTCTCTTCTCTTCGTCCCTCTTAATTAATTCCTTTATTGAATTTTTCCTCTTTTAATTTGTAATAACACGCTAATTCTATTAATATCTCTAACTTTCTATGACaatgatttattatttttatcactaCTCGTAAAAGATCCTTTAATTAATTCGGAAGCCTTTATGGTACGTATCCTTTTTTTTCCATTGTTTTTAGTTTATATCCTTAATTACAACTTCATAATCGTGTCGTCTTTCACAAATTGGAAGATCAAACTCCTGGAATTCTTGATGTGTCTTTCACTCTTTTGGCTTTATAGGGAGAAATTTTTTTGTTGCAAACAAACTCTTTTGCTTAAATTGTGGTGGCGGGTGTATTTTAACTCATAATTTTAAAATTGTAATGAGTTCaacagaaaaaaattaaaaagttgaatcgttaaatttaaatcttgaatTCTCTTCTGGTTACAAGGTTTATCACGTTTGCTAAATTAGAAGCAAGGTCAAAATGAACGACCTTTATATTAACATGCAAAATGAACTAATATATTGATTTTAAGTTTTGAAATAATGTTTATTATTATCTAATTAGGCTTCATATAACATCATTAAGAGTACAACTATTAAGATGATTTATCGGGTTGATGCACATTTTGTTATTACAGAGTTACAGAGAGCAAGTGATGGAGCAAAATGACTTAGGCGAAAGTAATAGTGGGGgataaaaaaattacaaatatcGCTATGGAACTAATtattaaaatttctaattttgtatattacctgtcctaaacaaggattacttataaattatatacattccaccttaaaatGCTTCCAATCCATTGCCTTAAATTAAGGAATTATTTGCTTGAAAAAAGGCGGAACTGAAGGGAATAGTGGTGTTAACCACCTTTCCCTTCCCTGATCaactatattttaaaaaaagaaaagaaaagaaagtaaacaGACGGGAGAgtacaaaataaataatacttCTAAGCAAATGTCACCCTAATTGTTCtttctttaaaatcttttttgTAGACAAGCATATTGtcgaattttgaaaacaaaagaagaaagaaaactgTGCAATGATCGTGTAGCAATGTTAAGATGCAGACAAGTGAAGCTGGAAACATTTCAATAATTTTTCTAATGATTTTgacaaaaatctcatctcattaGAATTTAGTTTGATATCTTCTGTCACTTAACCATAATACAAACATCATATTATGCTTCTCATAAAACAAAAATTGGTGGCAAATAGGCTAGAAAAGGAGGACCCTCTTAATTTACTAACAAAAGAAATCAACTGACATCTATAAGCTATGGCAAAAGTGGGCACAAGGttaataagaaaaagaaagaaaagaaaactaaaacacAACCTATTCAGTGGGGACTTCTTTCATGACAACACAAGCCCCGGTTTATAAAAATTAATGCCTTTAATCAACACATCCTATTTCAAGAAAAGAATAATGCATGgtacaacatcatacaaattaaaaataaatttcatacaaaatttgatatatctacaacaacatacataataaaaatatatttcatacaactaattatacaatatacaacttatttacaacttatctataactttCATACATCATTCTTACCGGTTAAATACAaatacaacatcatacaacttaaatacaattttcatacaaattttatacaatatgtcttttgtatattttgtatatattttgtatctgatttgtatatatcTTATATGTGGTGTGTGCTttttcctctctaaaatt
It encodes the following:
- the LOC107817421 gene encoding calcium and calcium/calmodulin-dependent serine/threonine-protein kinase-like isoform X1 is translated as MGQREDGKTLSDEYEVTDILGRGGFSVVRRGTRRRTLHSGQHHEVVAIKTLRRFGPPPAPEKKSLNKSRVPQAALISETLLTNELLVMRKIVEDVSPHPNVIHLYDVCEDPSGVHLILELCSGGELFDRIAGQARCLRTQSFKKYGNFSNRYNEAGAAAVVRQIAKGLEALHGASIVHRDLKPENCLFLNKDENSPLKIMDFGLSSIEDFANPVVGLFGSIDYVSPEALSRENITTKSDIWSLGVILYILLSGYPPFIAPSNRQKQQMILNGQFSFDEKTWKNISSSAKQLISSLLKVDPNMRPTAQEILEHPWVTGDLAKQEQMDAEIVSRLQSFNARRKFRAAAMASVLSSSFSLRTKKLKKLVGSYDLKPEELQNLSHNFKKICKNGENATLLEFEEVLKAMEMSSLVPLAPRIFDLFDNNRDGTVDMREIIGGFSSLKYSQGDDALRLCFQMYDTDRSGCISKEEVASMLRALPEDCLPINITEPGKLDEIFDLMDANSDGKVTFDEFKAAMQRDSSLQDVVLSSLRPS
- the LOC107817421 gene encoding calcium and calcium/calmodulin-dependent serine/threonine-protein kinase-like (The RefSeq protein has 4 substitutions compared to this genomic sequence), translated to MGQREDGKTLSDEYEVTDILGRGGFSVVRRGTRRRTLHSGQHHEVVAIKTLRRFGPPPAPEKKSLNKSRVPQAALISETLLTNELLVMIKIVEDVSPHPNVIHLYDVCEDPSGVHLILELCSGGELFDRIAGQARYNEAGAAAVVRQIAKGLEALHGASIVHRDLKPENCLFLNKDENSPLKIMDFGLSSIEDFANPVVGLFGSIDYVSPEALSRENITTKSDIWSLGVILYILLSGYPPFIAPSNRKKQQMILNGQFSFDEKTWKNISSSAKQLISSLLKVDPNMRPTAQEILEHPWVTGDLAKQEQMDAEIVSRLQSFNSRRKFRAAAMASVLSSSFSLRTKKLKKLVGSYDLKPEELQNLSHNFKKICKNGENSTLLEFEEVLKAMEMSSLVPLAPRIFDLFDNNRDGTVDMREIIGGFSSLKYSQGDDALRLCFQMYDTDRSGCISKEEVASMLRALPEDCLPINITEPGKLDEIFDLMDANSDGKVTFDEFKAAMQRDSSLQDVVLSSLRPS